The Desulfobaccales bacterium genome contains the following window.
GCCATGGGCGTCGCGCCGCTTGCAGATCATCTGCAAGACGACTTCGATGTACATGGCATATTTTTCCTGGCCAATCGGCTTCTCCCACGGGGTCTTTTTGAAGTTGTAGTCCTTGTGGACCCGGAACCCCATGTAGTTCTTGTTGAGGCCGAACAGGTACCCGGCGGGGCACATGTAGTCTCGCACGATGGGATTGCCCAGGTAGTCGATGTTCTTGAATCCCATGTCGGCCAGGTCGCCGTGTTCCAGGCGCAGGTGCGGCAGGGTTTGAGAACGCAGGGAACTGAACATAGTGCGGGTGGTCACCAGCAGGTTCGGCTCATCACCGGCGTCATCACCCACCATGCAGTTCGTCAGCAGGGTGTCCACGATGTTGAAGGTGATGGGCGCTGCGGTCGAATTGGCATACCCGGCAACCCACTCGGCCAGATCGGCTACGGCGATATTGCCGTAGGTGGCGCTGGCAGAGATCATGCCCAGCAGGCCCACAAGCTTTCGGCCGCTGGTGCCGTACCCGGTGGAGTTATACAGGTCGTAGGCGAGGTTGTAGCGGATATGCTTCGCCGCCTTGTTGAGTTTCGTGTTGACGATATCCACTTCCTGGGCAATCCCGGCGTTCTGCACCGAGTCGTCGATGTCATAGACCACCGGCTCGTAGTAATAGCCCGGGGTCCAGGTGGCTGCGGTCATGGTGCTGACCTTGTTGGTGTTGAATACGCTGGTCGCGTTAAAGTCACCGCCCATGGGCTGCCCGTAGTCAAGGACTTGGCGGATTTTCGTGCCGCCGTCCCATTTCTTGGCATCCTTGAGCATGGTGCCGATCAGGACGTTACCTTTATAAAAAATGTCCTGGGCCCCACTCTCCCACCATTCCTGGGTTGTTGCGTTGAGTTCGTCAAGAGCCAAAGCCATGACGTTTCCCTCCCGTTAATTTCCTTGGCGCATGGCCTGAATCTTGGCCACTTGCTTCTGGATGAGTTCGTTTTCGGTTCGGGGTTTCCCCTGGGGAGTCCCGGCCGGTGCGGTGCGCCCGGTGGTCACCCGGCGCAGAGTGCCCTTCGCCTTCATGCTTCTGACGGTCTCCTCGGCCCCTTTGGCCTTGGCCGCCTTCTCGATGGCCGGTTTCCCTGCCTTCAGGTCGACGATCTCCTTCTGGAGCCGGGCCGCCTTGACACCTACGACCGCCATTTCCTTGGTGCGAGCCCAAGGATTGTCTTTGCGGAAGGCCGTAAGTTCGACCTCTGTGGGTTCGTCACCCACGAACTCCTTGAAGGAGTTGCCCTGCTCTTCGTAGGCTGCAAACTCCTTGAGGATTTCAATTACCCGACGCGTGACAATCTGGTTCACGGCCGGCTCGGTGGCGATGGTGCGGATTGTTAAGTCCTTGAGCGCCGGCCCGATAGCCGCAGCCCCGCCCTGCTCGCCCTCAAGCATGGCCTGGAAGTTGTCGCCCACCACTTCCCACTGCACCGGCTCAAAACCTGCTTCGGGTTCTGCCGGCGCTTCGGCAAGCTTGGCCTCGGCGGGCTTCTCTTTCAGGGCCTTGTTTTCAGCCTCCAGGGCCGCGGCCCGCTCTTCTGCGTCGAGCAGATTCTGAACTGCCTCGGCCTGTTCAGCCGACAGGCGCACAACCTTGCCGTCAGGGGTCTCGTACTCAAACTCTCCCCCCTCCGTTTCATCCGCAGCGGTTTTTGTTTGGGACTCAGCCGCCAGCCGGTCCTCACGGTCTTGCTCCAGATCCAGTTCGTCGGGAGAAGCCAGTACGTTCTCCGCGGCACCGTCAAAAGGTTCGTCTTGAATCTCAGCCATGGCTTTTTGCTCCTTGGTTTTTTAGGGTTGAATAAAAAGCGGGCCACGACAGATAACCTGCCATGGCCCGCTCGGGCTCAATTCAAACTATGGTTGGCCCTCAAAGGGGCGCTATTTTACTTCTTATAGAACTTCTCTACACCGTCCAGGAACATCTTGCCCGCCACCTTCTTGGGTGGCCTGAGCATCGTGGTACTTCCTCCTTCCATCTTCCACATCGCCCCGCATCGGTGACACTGTATTTTGAACTCAGCCCCCGGCCTTGGTTCAAGGATGATACGGCCACAAGCCGGGCACTTGAACTCCTTGTAGGCTGTCACCGCGAACTGGTCGTCATCCAACTTGCTTATGGAGGCATTTTGGGTCATACCTGGCTCAAGTTCTCCCCATCGCAGTGGCGTAAGTTATGGTCCTTCATGTACTGCCGGTACTCCGTCCGGGTTTCAATGGGCTTGCCACCGAAGCGGGCCTCCTTGCGGGTCCGGGCGAAGTCCCGGAGCCAAGGTGTGTCTTGGATGGTATCGACCTGAATAGCCGGAGCCACGATGATCTGGCGCATGATGCCGATACATTTAGGACCCTCTCCCAAAGATGGACAGCCACCTTTACCGCAAACCAAGTCTTTAGGACGGTCGGCTATCCGGCAAACCACTTCCCGGCGATGGCCGCACTCGGGACACTCATAGTCGTATGTCGGCATCAGTTCACCCTCAACCCCGCCGGCGGCGCTACGATACGGCTCGGCTCGGCCTTGGCTATCTTGGCACAGATAATCTTCTGGGCCGTGGCCAGTAGGTCAACAATGGCCGCCAGGTTCGCCGGCGAGTCGCCCTCGGGGCGCTGAACCGTCACCCGGTTGTCTGAAAATAGAGATACCTGAATAGTCACTACCGGGATAGGGCTTGTCGCCGCCTTGGCCGCCTGGTTCGCCTTCACCCGGTTAAGAAAATCCTTGCTCATCCTTAGCCTCCCGCCACGTCCAGCGGATTACCGCTGCCGAAATTCTGCGAAAACGTCCGGTCATCCATCTTCATAATGTTATCAATGGTCTGCAACACCTCTTCCGGGATCAAGCCGCTTTGCTGTAACTTCTGCATGGCCATGCCCAGGGGTCCAGCGTCCATTTGCGCCGCCACTTCATCGGCGTTGGGGATTGACAGCTCGTTGAGCAGGGTCTTATTGGGAAAGTTCGGCCTGCTCTTGGCCAATTCGATAACCTGGTTCTGCCGCACCGCCCGGTTACGGGGAAGGGTGCTGCCGGCTTCCATGTGGAAAGCCAAGTCGCCCTGGTAGTCAATGCCCCGGAACGCCAGCATTTGCTCAGAACCCTTGCCCTCGTACCGCAAATATTCCTGGTCGGTGTACCAGTTCTGGCCCAAGGCGATGAACATCCGGCCCTGCTCTTCCAAGTAGGTATCGTTATTCCTGATTTTGATGCGATAGGCGACCTGTGCCTTCTCCTGCAACTCAGCTATGGCTACCCCCGCGGTCACACCCGCCGGCCGGCGACCCTCTGACACCTCGGTGATGCCCGTCACCATGTCCACCAGGCGGATGCAAAGTTCGATGAAGGCTAGGAGGTCGTTAGGGGTCTGTGGCACTTCCAGGAACCTGATTTGCTGGGCCAGGCCTGCCACCGGCTCCCATATCCGGGCCGGCAGGTTGTTGGTCTGGCTGTTCTTGACCCCGCACCCCTGGGGCAAGATCAGGGGATTCCGGCAGGTGCGCTCCAGGTGAACCCCGTATTGAGTGAGTTTCTTGCAAATCTCGATGACCAGCGTCTCGATCTGCTCAAAAACACACAGGCCGTACTCGGAAATGTCGTCAGAGTACGACAGGCGCTTGATGAAGGGGAATTTATCCCAGAGGTACGACTGAGAGGTCATCTCCCGGGGCAAGTCGGGGTTGATGCTGGGGTTCGGCACATCCTCCAGGACCACATCACCATTCTTGCCCGCAACGTAGATACACCGTATGAAGCCGGGGTACTTCGACCATTCCTCCGGTTCGATGCGCTGCCGGGACTGGACGAGGGCAGGCTGGCCGTCCTCAGTGAACACCGGCAGGCCAGTGGCGTCATCTATCATGGGTTCCATGACCGGCTGCCCGGTCTCGGGGTCAACCGCATCCTCCCACAATTCGGCGTTCTTCTTGCACGGCTCCCCGGTCCTGGGGTCAACCCAGTGCATCGTATAATCCTTGATCCACATCTGAATCACCAGGGCGCGTTGCGTACCGCCTCTGGCCTCGGCACCGGTCCCCTCTTCACCAGGGACGACGTACCCGGTGGCTGACCCCATGGGGCGCAAGTTCCTGGACCGATTGGCCCGGACCCAGGCCCGTTCCTCGCCCATGTCGGAGAAATCCGGGTCGGCCTTGACTTTATCCTCGGCCTCTGGCCAACGGTCATAAATTTCGCCCAACTCCATAGCCTCGTAGACGCAGAGGCCCGGGGCGGTCTGAATGTCGATGTGACCCGGCCAGGATAGAAAACTATACGTCCCCACTCGATGAGTCTCGATCTCTCCCAGACCGCCTTCCAAGTCCGGGTTGAATCTCATGTGATCGGTCTGATAGCCGTAGAGTTCCGTCAGTCCCACGGACTCCTGGAGGCACTTCTGTTGCTGTCTCGCCTCCCACCAGGTGTCATACCGGGCCTGCCAGGCGTCAGCGATGCCATCGGGGGTTTGCCCATTGGGCATGATTGAAGCCCGGGGCTTGTTGTCGGTGAGGTTTGCCTTGAGGCTGTTGTGGATCTTGAAGAACAGGTTGGCGATGGTCTGAGACAATTTTGATCGGACCTTGAAGATACGGCCACGCAGAAGTTCGTGGTTATGCTGCCAAAGCTCTACGAGGCCCTGGCGGTCACGGTGGCGCCGCATGATCTGGTAACGCTCGTAGACCCACGGGCCTACTCCCGGACTTCCTTCAGGAGGAGGCTGTAGCTTCCAATCCGGCCAGACTTTACCGTCTTTGGTGAGAATGCGGCTCACTTATAGATAGTGGAGTTCATGCCTCTCTCTCCCTGGGTCATCCTGTCGTCCTCAGTTTCCCTTCCTCACCCCGTCTTACAAACCCTGGCGCCCTTGGAGCCCTTCTCCCCGCGCATGGTCTTCTTCTGGCCCATGGGCCGCAGGTTCGGATTACCCCGCATGGCATTTAATTGCTCCATGGCCATCGGGTCCATCTGTTCAGTCATGGCGGGTGCGGCTTTCTTTTTGGTTTTCATTTTCTTACCTCAATATTCTTTGGTGGTTGATGGGAGTTCGTCGAGCTTCATATTATTGTAACCTGTGGCACATATCCCGCATGTAATTCTCTCTTAGCTTTAAGGTAAGCAATGTGCGCATCTTCAGGAGTAGAAAATAAACCAAGGCGCTTGCGCTTACCAGAAACCTGTATGCTCGACATCCAAGGATGTTTAGAACTACAACTCTTCTTATAGGAAACCCCTAATAGTCCACAAGCATTGTCTTTTCTGGCTTTGTGAACATTTTCCGTATTGATAGTTGGAGTTGCTTCCCGTAGATTTGCCCAAGAATTGTCTGTTTTTGTGCCGTTGATATGATCTATTTGATCTTTTGGCCATATACCTACCATATAAAACCATGCAAGCCTATGCGCAAGATAATTAATTAAATCTACCTTAATTTTCCAATAACCTTCGGAATTAAGACATCCAGCCACCTTGCCTACGCGTCCATTTCCCCTATCTTCTTTCCAATAAAAAATGCCTGTATTAGGGTTGTATTCCAAGAGTTCTCTCAATCTTTCGGCCTGTATATACATTAATTGAACCCTTCCTTTGGAATAAAGCCCTCGCCAGGCCGCAACTCAGGGTCCGGCCGGTCAGAGGCCCGCAACTCCCGGTCACGCTCCAAGTCCTTCAGGTCGTCGGCGGTCGGCGTCTCGCTACGCTCAGGGCCTGACGACACCCGGGCCTCCATGGCGAGGAGGTGGGGGTCGGCTACTTGGGGCGGCTGTTCCCCCGATATTTGCGACTCACCGCCGCGGACCTCGGGAGAACGGTCCCCCCAAGTAACCGTACACCCTTTCTTATGAAACCGCTTCTTGGCGCCGCAGGAGGGGCAGGGGAACTCTTTAGGCATGTTCTCATTCATGCCAGTGAGCTTATCCACCTCTTCCTGTATACTTTTTATGGTGATTAAAGGTTGTGGCTGGGAAACAGCATAGGTCATTTCCAAAGGCGCACCCCAAGCCTGCATCAAAATCTGCTTCACCGTCATCACCACCGGCTTACCATCCGCCCCCCGCACGTTCAGAAACTTACCAACTGCCCCGCCCCCCGCCGTATAGGGATCGTGGTGGAAGGGGAACCGGCTGCAAATGGGACAAAAGATATCGAGGTTGAGCGGGCCCGGGCGCAGATACCAGCCGGGGTACGCCGGAGAGAACATGTCGCCCAGCAAGGGCCAGTCGAGCCGGTCCACGTCGGTGTTGGAGATGTGCGTTGAGCAGGAATAGCAAAGGACGGCGATCATAAACCTTTCCCCACAAGCATGTGAGACGTGACGTGAATTTGATGAAACTCTATCAATTTCTTAATCGCTTGCTTTGCCTGTGAAGATTTAGCCTGGGCCATTGCGAAAAGTACATTCAATATCGGAATTTCTCTCACGATCATTAGCGAATACAGCTGATGAGCCACAGGGTCGTGTAGGCTTTCCGTCCTAAGCCAGTCCATCACCTTTCTGGTCAATTCCGGCTCAGAATTGATCGCAAGAGTCCAATTTTCTTCTGGCCCACTCATCCCTTCTTCTCCTTCTCCGGCACTACCCACCTCGCCGGCCACACCTCGGCCTGGCACCCAATCTCAGCGCACAACACCCGCTTCTTGAAGGAAGCTCCAAAGTTCGGCATGGCGTTCTTCGGTTGCTGGGTCTCCCACATCTCGTAAAGCTCTTGAATCACCATCCTGGAGCTGCCGCACTTGGGGCATATCAGGGGTTTGCGCTCGAAGTTTGGGTCTGCCACTATTCCTCCTCAGTCGGCGGTATTCCACCGCCCTCTTTGATGGCCTGGGCCATAGTCTCAGCGGTCACATCCGGTTCGGCCGGGGTTTCCCGATAGGTCTGGAGCCCATGCCGGGATAAGATCGCTTCCCGGGCTACCGGATCGAGGCGCCACAATGAGCCCATGTCCAGCACCCCGGCGCTAAAATCTTCCTCGCTTACCGGCTCATCCAGACCGGCCACGATGGCCCCCTGCGGCATGGGCGCAGGCTGCGTCACCACCTTGAACATCTCTACAGCTTGAGAAAAGCCGAAATGCACCGCCGCCAGGAGGTCGGAGGCCGCCGGCGAGACCGTCAGGGGCAGGCCGTTGATGATGGTGGCCTGAAATGGGTCGGAAAACTGAATTTTTGGCTCACTCACCACTTCTCCCCCTCATAAAACCCCTCCCCGGTCTCCGGTGGCAACTCCCACGGCAGGACATCGGGCGTAAACCTCTGCTCGGCGGCCTCGATGATGCGTTGCGGGCCAGTCTTGGGGGGCGGGGCCTCGGTCAAAACCAGGGGCCAGGACGAGAGGGCCATCTTGCATTCGTCAAAAGCATGATCTTCAGCATCGGTCCACGCATCCTCAGCATTGTGGGGATCAGAAGGAATCCCGGGGACAGTACGGAGAAACTGGGGACACGCTTTTTTATAGACCTGAAACAGGGGTGGATGGAGAAGCACACCCTCATCGTCGAACTTTATCCGCAATCTCTCATGAAACTGGGCGACGCAGGCCACCCGATTTTTATCGTTCGCCTGCTCCAAAGCCAGAAGCGGATCGACAGACGAGAAATCAAAGTCAATCGTCGGCCCAAGTTCCCCGGTTTTGGGGTTCAGGCGACGAGCGAAACAGTCCGACCCAGCTATGCGCCGTTTAACCCGGCCCCAAACACCCCACTGCTGCTCCCGCTTCTTGATGCCCTCAGCTATCTCGGAAGGGGTCAAGCGAATGCCCTCGTTGGGATTGCCATTATAGCCGTACCACTCCCGGGCCCGGTAAATCCGGCCATCATAGTCAGTCCAGTACCACCCAACGCTGAACGGATGAGAAAAACCATAGTCGAAGCCCATAAACATCGGGGCATTCTCGGGAGGGGGCCAAGGGCCTTCTTCAATCTCATGATAGCGGCTATTCCAGTTGAGCAGGATGCCACCACCCTCCCATGCCTCTTCGGGCGTGCTGGGGTACTCCTGCTTGATTGCCGGGCCTAGGGTTTCCCACTTCTTGCTGTACCACGCCTTCTTTCGCTCAGACAGTTGGACGTTGTGCTTTGAGGCCAGGTCTTCGAAGTATTCCAACTCCCGGGCCCCAAATACTACAGCCGTCGGCTCAATCTCGTATTCAGGCTCTTCAAACCAAGGGAAGAAAAAAATGCGCCAGTCGAGCTTTGACAACTTGCTCATACGCTTATGCAGGTCGTATGCCTGGTCCCAGAGTTCCGGGAAGTGACCGATGCGCCCCTTGCTGGTTGACTCAATAAAAGCGATTTGGCCGGCCTGAACCGTGTTTAGGGCACCGGTACGAATTTCCTGGGCCTTGTCTGGGAATCTGGCGCAAGTAATTCCATATTCCGAGACGTGTAAATATTGCAAGGTGGCCGACCGCATGGAAGTGCCGACCCGAATATAGCTATGATTGGCAAATTGTAGTTCGCTTTTTGACTTGGTATCAGTAGGTATCGCTGCTTTTAGACTTTCATCAAGGTTTTCGTAAGGGATAAGAATCTTTTCCTCAAATATCTTTTTAGCGTCGTCCTGGTGATGGGCGATGATACCAGCGTTTTTGTTGGAGTTGAACAGGCAGGTGTCAAGGAAAAGCAGATCAATGAACGTGGTGTTATGAGAAACCAGGCCATCTGCGATATATGTGCCCGCTGAGGTCTGCAAGTCTATGAAGGTTTGTTCGCCAACCGGTTCAATTTCAACCACTTCTCTCCATAGATCAGATACTGACCCCTTCCCGGGCAATTCTCTGCCTTCCCAGAAATTATTATTGGCGAATCGGGAAGGCCTGCATTTGCCAAGTAGGCTAAAAATCTGCTCCATCTTCCCTATTTCTGCCTGAAGC
Protein-coding sequences here:
- a CDS encoding phage major capsid protein, whose translation is MALALDELNATTQEWWESGAQDIFYKGNVLIGTMLKDAKKWDGGTKIRQVLDYGQPMGGDFNATSVFNTNKVSTMTAATWTPGYYYEPVVYDIDDSVQNAGIAQEVDIVNTKLNKAAKHIRYNLAYDLYNSTGYGTSGRKLVGLLGMISASATYGNIAVADLAEWVAGYANSTAAPITFNIVDTLLTNCMVGDDAGDEPNLLVTTRTMFSSLRSQTLPHLRLEHGDLADMGFKNIDYLGNPIVRDYMCPAGYLFGLNKNYMGFRVHKDYNFKKTPWEKPIGQEKYAMYIEVVLQMICKRRDAHGYKSGLTA
- a CDS encoding FmdB family zinc ribbon protein, which translates into the protein MPTYDYECPECGHRREVVCRIADRPKDLVCGKGGCPSLGEGPKCIGIMRQIIVAPAIQVDTIQDTPWLRDFARTRKEARFGGKPIETRTEYRQYMKDHNLRHCDGENLSQV
- a CDS encoding HNH endonuclease, producing MYIQAERLRELLEYNPNTGIFYWKEDRGNGRVGKVAGCLNSEGYWKIKVDLINYLAHRLAWFYMVGIWPKDQIDHINGTKTDNSWANLREATPTINTENVHKARKDNACGLLGVSYKKSCSSKHPWMSSIQVSGKRKRLGLFSTPEDAHIAYLKAKRELHAGYVPQVTII
- a CDS encoding LAGLIDADG family homing endonuclease, whose amino-acid sequence is ANLEWIPICDIKPGQEIVSVDEHSPHAGKGQQRKMRTAVVHGSLEVKWTGYKVTLDSGQQIICTGRHPWLTKNGSPHIGWRAIESQNKKKIRVGTYIRQITNTWNDPDYEDGWFSGIIDGEGSFNCKQGNGKGPVISIAQKEGEVWNRIVHYLTKRGYKYQIYNDNYDRESKFGKTPVLQAEIGKMEQIFSLLGKCRPSRFANNNFWEGRELPGKGSVSDLWREVVEIEPVGEQTFIDLQTSAGTYIADGLVSHNTTFIDLLFLDTCLFNSNKNAGIIAHHQDDAKKIFEEKILIPYENLDESLKAAIPTDTKSKSELQFANHSYIRVGTSMRSATLQYLHVSEYGITCARFPDKAQEIRTGALNTVQAGQIAFIESTSKGRIGHFPELWDQAYDLHKRMSKLSKLDWRIFFFPWFEEPEYEIEPTAVVFGARELEYFEDLASKHNVQLSERKKAWYSKKWETLGPAIKQEYPSTPEEAWEGGGILLNWNSRYHEIEEGPWPPPENAPMFMGFDYGFSHPFSVGWYWTDYDGRIYRAREWYGYNGNPNEGIRLTPSEIAEGIKKREQQWGVWGRVKRRIAGSDCFARRLNPKTGELGPTIDFDFSSVDPLLALEQANDKNRVACVAQFHERLRIKFDDEGVLLHPPLFQVYKKACPQFLRTVPGIPSDPHNAEDAWTDAEDHAFDECKMALSSWPLVLTEAPPPKTGPQRIIEAAEQRFTPDVLPWELPPETGEGFYEGEKW